TTATTTTTTAATGCAGATACGACCTCTTTTTCGGACAAGACCTCTGTTTTGATAAGATTGAATTCAAATTTCCCTGCCACTGCAGTCGCTTCTGAAATAATTTTTCCGGTTTTTGTTGGGTCATAAATGACCCCCACGTTCTTCTGTGCGCCAAGAATCTCTTTCAGAATAGCAAACTGGTCTTCTAAGGATGCCTCTGAAGAAATACCGGTAACGTTTGCTCCCTGTAAATTGAAGCGCTCATGATTAATAACCATGCAAAATATAACGGGAATATCAGTAAATTGCTCTTTTGCGAGGGTTGCTGCAAGTACACCCACAGCCAGAATAAGCTTAGGTTTGAGTTCGTTGTTTTTGATATTTTGAATAATCCTTTTACATTCTTCTGGATCCCCTTTTAAATCATAGATTGCCTTTATGGAGATATTTTTCCCTTTGCATCCTTCTTCAAAACCCTTAATTGCCTCATTATACGCCGCAATTTGCTGGCTTCGAATTATAATGACGGTATTTTCACTGGCATGAGTCCTGCCTGGCAGCGTAATTCTTTCTTTGGCAATTCCCGCAGAAATCTGGAATGATACGGAGAAAGTAAATATGAGTGCAAACCGAAACACTATGGTCTTCCCATGATTTACCATCGGGCAAATTGAACTCCTCACTTTACACAGAATAATAAAAAAGACAATAGATAGATTTTGTTTTTTGTCAAGTAATCCATCTGTTCCTAAGAACTTACCATTTCTCAATGCACAGTGTTAACTATTTCACAACCGTCTCTTGTGTATGCTAAAATTGATAGCTTAATCCAACAAAATACGTCCTTCCAGGCATGAGTAATTCATCCGTTAAAGAAATTGGCATAGGTCACTATAGTCCTTATCAAACATAGGAAAAGGAAACATAATAAAATACTGGGATACAGGCAGGACAGAAACCATAAAACTTTCTGTTTTTGGAGCAGTTTGACACGGAAAGGCTCCTTCGCAAAGAATTTATCGATACGAGATTAGTACCGGTAATACTTCAAGACATGAACCTCATCGATCAGCGGTAATTTTCTCTCTTTCCAATACTTCTTTCGCTAAATTTGTGTAATCTATGGCACCCGGACTATCCGGTGCGTACAGGGTAATCGGTTTTCCGGAGATAGGGCACTCGGCAAGGCGGGTATTTTCTCTGATAATGGAATTAAACACCTTCTCTTTAAATCGTTCTTTAATCTGATTGAACACCTCATTACTGAGGTTTGTCCGACCGTCAAAACGGCAGGCAATGATACCCGTCACCTCCAGGTTGTGATTCAACCTTTCCTTTACCACCTGTACGGTATTCATCAAAGTTACCAAACCATTTAAAGCCAATACCTTCGTTTCTAATGGAATAAAGACCTCTTTGACAAAGGTTAATGCATTAATGGTAATCAATCCCAGCGAGGGAGGGCAATCTAGCATAATATAATCATATTTGTCTGCAACTGACAATAGGCGTTTGCGCAGAATGAGGTCTCTGCCTTTTTCATGGGCGAGAATCCGTTCAACCCCTGCCAATGCCACATTGGCAGGCGCCAGGGTCATATTTTCAACACATGTCTTCGTAAGAATTTCTTCAAAATAGACCTCTTCCAAAAACACATTGTACATGGACCGTTCGAGGCTATGGATATCAAGTCCTAACCATGAACTGAGATTTCCCTGGGGATCCAGATCAACTAAAAGTACCTTTTTGCCCATTTGAGCAAGGCAGGCACCGAGATTAACGGTGGTCGTTGTTTTTGCCACGCCCCCTTTTTGATTTGTTAAAGCAATACTCCGCATGTTATTTCATGTGTTTTTCAAAAGATTCAATATCCTCGCTGCTACCGACAACGACAAGAACGTCCCCTTCCTGAATCTTATAATCGGATGTAGGCAAAACCTTAACTTCTTTCTCTATTGTTTCTTCTATGTTTTCTCCCACTTCAAAAACCTTTCTTTTTACAATCAGGACATTAATTCCATATTTTGTCCTCAAGTCCAACTCATTGATTGTGCGCCCAATACTTTCGCTTTTTGCCTCAATCTCTGCAAGGGTATAATCGGCGCCCAATTCAATATATTCCAGCACACCAGGCGAA
The genomic region above belongs to Candidatus Brocadia sp. and contains:
- a CDS encoding ParA family protein, translated to MRSIALTNQKGGVAKTTTTVNLGACLAQMGKKVLLVDLDPQGNLSSWLGLDIHSLERSMYNVFLEEVYFEEILTKTCVENMTLAPANVALAGVERILAHEKGRDLILRKRLLSVADKYDYIMLDCPPSLGLITINALTFVKEVFIPLETKVLALNGLVTLMNTVQVVKERLNHNLEVTGIIACRFDGRTNLSNEVFNQIKERFKEKVFNSIIRENTRLAECPISGKPITLYAPDSPGAIDYTNLAKEVLEREKITADR